A DNA window from Gammaproteobacteria bacterium contains the following coding sequences:
- a CDS encoding HAD-IA family hydrolase, with product MASLGDIRLITLDLDDTLWPIVPVIERAERLLHEHLAEHAPGVVEKFTPHCLRGLRAEVEELHPELGNDITALRKRSIALALERSGEPGHHADAAFEVFWNARNEVDLFPDAAPALERLSRHFSLAAVSNGNADVTLMPMGHYFDFSLSARQAGVMKPDPGIFHRACETAGVRPGQVLHVGDDLHCDVQGALDAGLQAAWIHRPELAMPSTSPVEQKPAGALLFHSLRQLADALLGADNGRALTTS from the coding sequence ATGGCATCACTGGGCGATATCAGGCTGATCACGCTCGACCTGGATGACACCCTGTGGCCGATCGTGCCCGTCATCGAGCGTGCCGAGCGATTGCTGCACGAACACCTCGCCGAGCATGCGCCCGGGGTCGTCGAGAAATTCACCCCGCACTGCCTGCGCGGCCTCCGCGCCGAGGTCGAGGAACTGCATCCGGAGCTGGGCAATGACATCACGGCATTGCGCAAGCGTTCGATCGCACTGGCGCTCGAACGCAGCGGCGAACCCGGCCATCACGCCGATGCTGCCTTCGAGGTTTTCTGGAATGCCCGCAACGAAGTCGACCTGTTTCCCGACGCCGCACCCGCGCTTGAGCGCCTGAGCAGGCACTTCAGCCTCGCTGCCGTGTCGAACGGCAATGCCGACGTCACCCTCATGCCAATGGGGCATTACTTCGACTTCAGCCTGTCGGCCCGGCAGGCAGGCGTGATGAAACCCGACCCGGGCATCTTTCACCGGGCCTGCGAAACCGCTGGCGTGAGACCGGGGCAGGTGCTGCACGTGGGCGATGACCTGCACTGCGATGTCCAGGGCGCGCTAGATGCCGGCCTCCAGGCGGCGTGGATTCATCGGCCGGAACTGGCCATGCCGTCTACCAGCCCCGTCGAGCAGAAGCCCGCCGGCGCCCTGCTGTTCCACTCGCTGCGACAGCTGGCCGACGCCCTGCTCGGCGCCGACAACGGACGGGCCCTTACGACTTCTTGA
- a CDS encoding DUF3833 domain-containing protein: MQVQTRHQNAFSRRLALGMVVLSMSLLSASCATDPSVYAGVEPEFRIEEYFKGETRAWGIVQDRWGKVRRRFTVDMTGEWEGDEFVLKEDFVYADGETDYREWRIKPVGEHGYEGRAGDINGIAVGEAYGNALNWQYSLDVPIDGENWTFHFNDWMYLHEDDVLVNRATFSKLGFTAGEITLFFKKS; the protein is encoded by the coding sequence ATGCAAGTCCAGACACGTCATCAGAATGCCTTCTCCCGCCGGCTTGCCCTGGGCATGGTCGTGCTGTCCATGTCCCTGCTGTCTGCCAGCTGTGCCACCGATCCGTCCGTCTATGCCGGTGTCGAGCCGGAGTTCCGCATCGAGGAATACTTCAAGGGCGAGACCCGCGCCTGGGGTATCGTGCAGGACCGCTGGGGCAAGGTCCGACGCCGTTTCACCGTCGACATGACCGGCGAGTGGGAGGGTGATGAATTCGTCCTGAAAGAGGACTTTGTCTACGCCGATGGCGAAACCGATTACCGCGAATGGCGCATCAAGCCGGTGGGCGAGCATGGCTACGAAGGTCGTGCCGGTGACATCAACGGCATCGCGGTCGGTGAAGCCTACGGCAATGCCCTGAACTGGCAGTACAGCCTCGACGTGCCGATCGACGGCGAGAACTGGACCTTCCATTTCAACGACTGGATGTACCTGCACGAGGACGACGTGCTGGTGAATCGCGCGACCTTCTCCAAGCTGGGCTTTACCGCCGGCGAGATCACGCTGTTCTTCAAGAAGTCGTAA